CAGTACCCGAGTGGGAGAGCGTGTTGTTTTCGCGCGCCACGTACTGCTTGAGCGCATTGGCCGTATAGTCGTCGCGCAGCCCGCTCACGCCGGTGCTGTTGGACCACTGCCGGTTGCCGATGGAATCGTAGGCGTATTCATGGCCACTTGGGATTAAATAATGCGAAAAGTGAAGTTTGACTCCTTTGGCTTGGGAGACCCGAAAGTGTAACCCATGTCCCCGGACAGTTTGTTACCTATGTCCCCGGATCATACCACCTGGCGGAGCAGACGACGATGCGCTTCCTCCACGGAAATGCCTGCCTCAGCAGCTCAACTGCGGAGTCGCTGAATCACTTCAGTCTCAACATTGCGGACGATCAGTTGTGCCATGGTTGCCTGGCTGATGGTGGCGGCGGGTGGCTTTGCGAGTCATGGTGTGCCGTATCGATTGCATTTCCCGGCGGCGCGTTTCGCCACGCTTCAGATCATGGAATACGGCTTGGGCGTGAGGAAGCGCGACGTGTTTCTTGAGGTGTTGTCGGCGTACTGGGGGAGGCGCTTGAGCTTGTCCCAGCGCGGATCGGCGAAGAATGCCTTCCAGTGCTCGAGATGCGATGCCAGATCGGGGGCGCTGGTCATGTATCGGAGGTGGGGTAGGTCGGGGCCCGCGAGCGCCTGGCCGAAGAAGACGGGGGACATGTTCAGGTCGCGCATGATCTCCGTTTCGCCTTCGTCGAACATCGCGATCTTGCTGAGGGCCTTGAGTTCGCTGTGACTCTCGTAGTCGCGCATCTCGAATATTCGTCCGGGTGCGCGGGTGCGGGAGAAGGCCGGGAGTTCGAGCCGCGGCAGACTCTTGAACGCGAGCAGGAGCCAGGTGTCGATCCGCTCAAAGGCCGGGCTCGATTTCGGCGTCAGGAGATAGGCGGCACCGGCCTTCTGCACCGACAGATCGGTGTTGAGCGTGGTGGAGACCTTGACGAATGAATCGAGGCTGGCGTGTGGAATCAGCACCCAAACGGGTGAATTCGGCAGAGGCCTTGAAGTGGCCGCGGACTTGTCCACCTCCAATTCCGTGAATGCCCCCACGGTTCGGATGCCGAGTCGCTCGAGCGCCGGCAGCATCGCGTGTTCGAGGTAGCGGTCGAGCAGCGCCGGATCGGCATTGGCTTTCAGGCGCGAGCCGGCGGCCAGTCTGTAGCATCGCAGTTCGTAGTACTCGCGTCCGGGTGCGGGCGACGCATCGGCGGCCTGAAGCGAGGCGCCGAGCGACGCCGATGCGGTGGCGGCAAGGGATGTTTTCAAAAAGGTGCGGCGGGGAGTATTCATGGAGGTTTGGCTACAAGTGGTGTTTTAGTCCACGGGACGCAACCTTCCTTGTGCCCTGCGGAGTCCGGTCGCGTGCGCGCTCACGCATAAATCATCCGCCACCAGATTGATTCCTGTCGAGTTTGCGCCGAGGCAGCCTCTTCCTCGGCGAAACTTTGAAGGCTGTCATTGAGGCCTGGGTTCAGGGCTGCTGTCCAAGGTGAAAAACAACAGACCCCTCCTGGCGGCCCGTCACCTTTGCCGGCTGGCATTGCGGACCCGAGCGGCTGGCGGGGTGCATCTTTGAGCCCATGCCAGGAATCGCCTGGAGGATGGAGAAATCTCCCGAGGGGAAATCGATGGTTGTATTGGGATGTCCAATACGCGGTGTGCCCACGCGCAGGTACGGATAGGGGATTGCCGGAGCCACCGTCAGGGTGCCGGTCGAGATCGCCAGCTCCGCCCATCGAATGCCGGCGAAGTAGCCCTGGAATTCGGGATAATTCCAGGTCTCACCCGGTCGCTGCACTGTGTTTACGGTTTCGTGCAGACCCAGCGAGATGCCGCGGAGGCGGTTCTTCCAGACGCGCGTCGGTCCCTGTCCCCACCAGCGCATCGAACGCATCGTTTCCTCAGGAAGGTCGAAAGTAATCCCGTGATAAAGGAAGTCCCCGTCGAGATCATACGCGTAGTCGAGTCGCAGTGAACCGTTCGCGAGCAGTGTCCATCGCGTCCTTGCTAGTCCTGATGGACCATCCTTGACCTCCACCCACGCGGAGGCCTGAGCGGACGCGGGATCGCGATCGATGCCATGCGTGATCGTCGCTGGCTCAGCTGTGAGGGCCGGGAATCGATCGGCCTCGTATCCGATGCGGAATGTCTTGAGCTCCGGTTTTGCGCCATCGAAACGCCAGATGTTCCTGAGGCGGACTGCTGCGACGATTTGCGGCGGAAATGCGTACGCCTTTCCGTCGTTGGGGCGTCGCGACGAGTCGAAAAGCGTGCGCCAGGTTTGTCGATCAGGGCTCACCTCCAGCACGAAGCCTGCGTAGGCGGCGCTTCCCTTCAGATTTTCGATTTCTACTTCGATGATGCTGGCCAGGCCAGGCTTCGTCGGAACGAGCATGGGCTCGTCGCCTGCGATTGCCTCACAAGGCAGCCATTTCGCCGACTCCGCGGTCGATGGACGGGCGAAGGCAAGACGCGGGCCCTTGGAAAGCGGGAACGTTGTCCCCCTGAGTGAGAGGTGAACCAGTTCGCCGCTGATTGGGTTGAATGCCGCCCGGGTCTCACCATCTGTCAGCACTATACGATTCGCTTCACGGGTAACCGTAGGATTGGGATGCGGCGTCCGGGCCGCCGCTGATGACAGGAGATTTTCGTACTCGGTGCTGGCTGAAGTTTCGACTGGCCAGACCGAGGTCCACAATTCTGCGCCGTCCGGGCCGGTTGCGGTCAGGGAAAGCGCGCTGGCGTCCCGCCAATTGCCGGGCAGATCGAGTTGGAGCCTGCCCGAGGACTGAGGGGGAACTGCAGGGGACGATGCGACTCCACGGGCGAGCGTTTGGAGTCTGCCGGCATCGAATTTCTGCAGGCTCCAGGTGAATCCGCACTTTTCCAGCGAGGTGAAATCGTAGCGATTGTGCACGGCGATTCCGCCGTTGAATGCGGAGTCAAGCTTCGGCGTGACGAATTGTACGGGCGACCAGATGTCGCGCACGGTGTAGTAGCTTCCCTCCTTTTCGAAATGCGGGCCGACAATGCCGTCCGCACCGTACGTGCTGTGAACGTCGAGTTTGCCGTCGAGGTCGGTTCGTCGGATGGCCTCGTCCGCGAAATCCCAGATGAAGAGTCCGGCGCCGACCTTGGAGGATGAGATCGCCGTCCAGTAATCCTCCAATCCCGCGCCGCCGCCGCCGTCGTAAAGGGCGTGCAGGACTTCCGTCGGCATGACGAGATGGGGTCCGCCGAGCAGCTTCATGAGGTGCGCGTAGTTCGTGTAGTGTCGCGTATCGACGCCCCCGTGGAGGTTCCAGGGGTGCAGCACCCGGCGCCGCTGCGGATCATAGAGGGAGAAATCACCGTCGAGTGCGGTGTTCCATCCGCCCTCGTTTCCATTGTCCCAGAACAGAATCGACGGATGATTGACGTCGCGCTCGACCATTTCGCGGACAAGCAGGCGGCCGATCGGCGTGCCGTGGGCGTGCTGCCAGCCGCTCAACTCATCCAGCACGTACAGGCCGAGTTCGTCGCAGGCCTCCAGAAACGCCTCGTCCGGCGGGTAGTGCGACATGCGCACGGCGTTCATGTTGAGCTGACGGAGCAGACGCGCGTCCTCGTAGCAGTTTTCCCGGGTGAGGGCGCGTCCGGTTTCCGGGCGGAAGCTGTGGCGGTTGACGCCCTTGAGCAGGATGCGGCGTCCATTGAGGAACAAGCCTTCGCCATCATGAACCTCGAATGTGCGAAAACCAATCCGTGTGTCGGTTTGGTGGAGCGGCGTCCCCGCTTCAATCAAGGTGGCGCGCAGCGTATAGAGGTGCGGAGTTTCCGCGGTCCACGGCTTGATGCCGGGGATTCTACCCTCGATGCGAATGCGTCCCGCTCCACCCGCGGGCAGGGGCTGCCTGAACGGAGCGCCGACTCGTTTTCCTTGCGCATCGAGGACCTCGCATTCGACCTCAAGCGGCGGCACGGAGGGTCCGTCGGTGCGGCCCTCGGAGGGAAAGCCGAGAGTGATTTCGGCGATCAGTGTTCCATCGGCACGGGCATCCACGGCCAGGTGATCGATCGACTTCGCCGGTAGCGCCTCGAGGAAAACCGGACGGTAGATGCCGCCAAATACCCAGTAGTCTCCGCCGCGTTCAGCGCGGTCGGTAAGGGGATCGGCGCTTGCTTTCGAGACGTCGATTTCCAGCACGTTCTGATCGTCGTTCCCCTCGCTGAACTTGAGCAGATGCGTGACATCGTAGCGGAATCGCGTGAAGCCGCCCTGGTGTCGCGGACCGGCCGGCCTGCCATTGAGCTTCACGTCAGTGTCGGTCATCACGGCATCGAAGACCAGGTTGATGCGTCGTCCCCTCCATGCCGCGGGGACCTGAAAACGGGTGCGGTAGAGCCCGTGCTCACTGGACCTGTTTTCATCCTGTCCGTAGTTGTAGGAGCCGAAGCCCTGCTGCTCCCAGTTCGACGGAACCGGAATTGTGGTTTTCTCGCCCGCCCGGCGTCCACCCGTGACCTGGAAGTCCCAGGCGACGGCGTCGGATCGACCATGACCCGAGAGATACTGGCGCTCGGTGAGCGGAGGATTCGCCGAAGCGTGGGCGGGCGCGAAGGCCGAGAGGAGTACTGCTGCGAACAGCGCGCGATGATGAAGGACGGAAGGTTTCACGGAGGAGGCTTTTCCGGACCGGCTCACTGCGCAGCCGCCTCCTTCGCTATCCGCTGGGCGAAACGGTGAATGTAGTCGAGGTTGTCCTTGCGGCCCTCCTTGCCCTTTTCCCAGCCAGCTGGCAGATCGCGCGTGAGATTGAGTGCGTAAAGTGCATTGAGCAGATATTGCAGATCCCACGGATCGGATGTGCCGGCGACGCTCGCCAGCAGCGACTTTTTCGCGAGGTCTTGCCGGCCCATCTTCCAGACCGCGAGGCCGGCCATGGTACGATCGACGGACACCGGATCCTTGAGCAGGGGTTCGACGGCATCGACCTCGCCGGCGGCCGATTTGCCGAGGACAGTCATTCCGCAGAGCGCCCAGTAGCGGGCGATGGGATCGGGCGAGCTCAGTGCGGCATTGAGTTTTGGAAGCGCCTTGGGATTCCGCTGCGTTGCGGTGAAGGCGAGATTGAGAATCTCGTCGTAGTTGAACCGGCTGCTCTGCACGAAGTCAGCCACCGTGGAGCCTTCCGCCACGCGCGAGAAGAGCGGCTCGGGCACCAGACCCGTGTCGGTGGCGGCCTTCATGGTGCTCTTGAGACGCTGCCGCAGTTCGACGAGTTTGCCGCGATGCGCGGGATCGCTCGCGAGGTTGTGGATTTCCCAGGGGTCCTTTGAAAGATCGTAGAGTTCCTCGGGAGGCTGCGTGGACTCCCAGATGTCGCGGTGAATGCCAGTGAGTTTTCCGGCCTTCCACGCCGCTTTCCATGCGACCCATGACGGCACGTTGTAGGGATAAAAGCTGTACGGAGCCGCCGGCAGGTACGGAGTAAAACAGCGCATGTACTTCCATTTTCCATCGGTCAGTCCGCGACGCATGCCGTAGAGCTCGTCGAACCGATCGGCGTAGAGGAACTCCATTTCGTCGCCCGCCGGCTCCTGGCGCTGTGCACCCAGAAACGCGCGACCCTGGAGATTTGCAGGAAGCGGAATGCCGGTCAGCGAAAGAAATGTCGGCAGGAAGTCGACGAATGACACGGGCTCGTCGACACGCTGGCCGGGGGCGAAGGGCGCGAGTTTTCGCCATTTAGCTGGAACGTGCACGACGAACGGGATTCGCACGCCGGTTTCGTAGAGGTAGCGTTTGCCGCGCGGCGTGACGCCACCGTGGTCTCCGTTGTAGAGGATGATGGTGTCGTCGGCCAGACCGGCCTTGGTGAGTTCGTCGACAAGCACGCCGACCTGTCGGTCCATTTCGGTGATGCGGTCATAGTAGCGCGCGAAATCCGAGCGCATCTCCGGGAGATCCGGCACGTAGGGGGGCAGAATGACTTCGCTCGGCGAAAGGCGCTTGGGGCCGGGTTGATTTGGGAAGAGAGAACTCTCGTGCGAGACACCGAGATTGAAGACGGCGAAGAACGGGGATCCTTCCGGGCGGTGGGAGTAATGCGCCTTGGTGGAGCTTTCGTCCCACCACGCGTCGTCGTTGCCGGCGAAATTGTAGTCGGTCTTGGCGTTGTTGGTGCAGTAGTATCCGGCGTGGCGGAGGTATTCGACATAGGGCCGGTAGCGCTGCGGAATCGCGTGGCGGCTCCGCATGTGCTGGGTGCCCATCGTGACGGCGTAGGTTCCCATCAGGAGGGTTGACCGGGCGACGGCGCAGACCGGCGCGTTGGAATAGGCGTGTTCGAAAAGCAGGCCGTCGCGGGCGAGGGCGTCGATTCGCGGCGTCTGCGCCTGCGTGTTTCCGTAGCAGCGGATCCACTGGAAGGAATTGTCCTCGCTGACAATCCAGAGGATATTGGGCCGGTCGACGGCGGCATGGGCGGTCACGAACGAAGCCGTGAGCACGAGACAGAGGAGGAGTTTCTTCATGGGCGCATGGGTGGTTTGGGGCCGTTTGGGAATTGAAAGTCTCACGGCGGCGGTGTCGCAATCGCACGATGATGCGGAACGGAAAGTAATCATCACAAATGCCGTCTGGCGCAAGGAGACGTTTAGGCTGCCTGCGAAGTTTCAATCGTTGCGCAATTTCCGGAAGGATCAGCAGATTGAGCGGGACGCACGCGATCACACAGACGATTGCGGAAGATATTTGAGTGCACCAGCGATCTGCTGCGCCCCGGCTGAGGTTTACCAATGGCGATCTGCTGCGCACTTCCTTCTGGTGTGATCTGTTTGGATGCGGTATGGACCGCTTCCTACCCATGTTCGAAACCGTGCGTTCCTTCAAACCAACCTGTATATTTTTGCTTTTTTCGGCGGCCCTCTCAGCGACGGCAGTCCATGCTGCGTCGCGACCCGAGGACTGGCCCGCCTATCTGGGTGTTGATGGCACCCACTATTCGCATCTGGCGAAGATTGACCGGGGAAACGTGGCGAAACTGAAACCCGCATGGACGTTCCGCGCGGGCGATGTTGCGAAGAACACCCAGATCCAGTGCAACCCGTTGATAGTCGACGGTGTGCTTTATGGCACGACGCCGCAACTGAGCCTCTTTGCGCTTGATGCAGCCACGGGACAGGAGCGCTGGCGCTTCAATCCCTTCGCCCACGAAAAGGAATCGTCCGGGAGGCAGGGCGTGAATCGCGGATTTGTTTTCTGGCGCGAGGGGAATGAACAGCGCATCCTCTACACGGCTGGAAGCAACATCTGCGCGATCGACCCAGGAACGGGGCGCCTGATCGAGAGCTTTGGCCAGGGCGGACGGGTCGATTTGTTCGAGGGGCTTGGTCGTGACGTGAAGGGACTGTACCTTGTCGGTACATCGCCGGGTGCCGTCTATCGCGATGTCTTCATCGTGTCCACGCGCGTGGGAGAGGGTCCCGGTCCGGCCGCACCCGGGCACATCCGCGCCTACGATGTGCGCACCGGAAAGCTGCGCTGGATCTTCCACACGATTCCGCAACCCGGCGAATTTGGCCACGACACCTGGCCGTCGCAGGCATGGAAGACGATCGGCGGGGCGAACAACTGGGCCGGCCTTGTCATTGATGAGAAGCGGGGACTTGCGTATGTGCCGACGGGATCGGCGGCGTTTGATTTCTGGGGAGGCAACAGGCACGGCGCGAATTTGTTCGCGGACTGTCTCCTGGCCCTCGATGCGCTCACGGGTGAACGCCGCTGGCATTTCCAGTTCACCCACCATGATGTCTGGGACCGAGATCCCCCGGCGGTGCCCGTGCTTTGCCAGGTGCGCCGGGACGGGCGCCTGATCGATGCCGTGGTGCAGGTGACTAAATCCGGGCATGTGTGGGCCTTCAACCGGGACACCGGGGAGTCGCTTTTCCCCTGGGAGGAGCGACCGGTGCCTCAGTCCAAGCTGAAGGGCGAGGCCACCTGGCCAACGCAGCCCGTGCCCCTCATGCCTGCGCCCTTCGCGCGCCAGCAGTTCACGGAAGCCGAGGTCACCGATCGCACGCCGGCGGCTCATGCCGCCGTGCTTCAGCGTCTGCGCGAACTCGATCCCCGGGTTCCGTTCACGCCGCCCAGCGAGCGTGGCATGATTGTTCTGCCCGGATTTGACGGCGGTGCCGAGTGGGGCGGTCCGGCCGTGGATCCCGATGGCATCCTCTACGTCAACAGCAACGAGATGGCATGGATTCACCAGATGATCCCCGCGCGCCCGGGAGGAGCGCAGGGCGGGCGGGTGCTCTACACGCAGCTCTGCATGAGCTGTCACGGACCGGACCGCGAAGGCAATCCCGCGGGAAACATTCCAAGCCTCGTGGGTCTCGCGCAGCGGTCGCAGCGCGACGCGGTTGCGACACTTCTGAGGGACGGCAAGGGCATGATGCCAGCGTTTGGTTTCCTTCGCACAAGGCAGCGGAATGCCCTCATCGACTACCTCCTGGATGTCCCGCACGGACGTGCGGCTGAATCCGACAATGACGCCGCGAGCAAACGCGAGCCGACGGATGAGGAAATGGTTCTTTCCGACATCCCGTACACAACGACGGGCTACAACCGGTTCTTCGATCCCGACGGCTATCCTGCAATCAAGCCGCCCTGGGGCACGTTGAACGCCATTGACCTCAACACCGGAGAGTACCTCTGGCGCAGGCCGCTGGGTGAACTGCCCGAACTCACTGCAGCAGGGCTGTCGCCGACGGGCACCGAGAATTATGGCGGACCGCTCGTCACTGCTGGCGATCTCATTTTTATCGCTGCGTCGAAGGACGAGAAATTTCGCGCATTCGACCGAAGGACCGGCGGTCTGCTCTGGGAAACGTCCCTTCCCGCTGGCGGATATGCCACTCCGGCCACCTACATGGTCGACGGGCGGCAGTACGTCGTCATAGCCGCGGGCGGTGGAAAGATGGGCACGAAGTCGGGCGATGCGTATGTCGCTTTCGCACTGCCCGAGTAGCAGCGCGAGCCGGGAGAGCACGAATTCGGTTCCAACCAACGCAAGCGCAGCGCGACCCAAGCGGACAAGGGCTTTTCAACCGGGGTGACCAGGGAAAAAGCGCTTCGCCGGTGGCGGGCTTGCACAGGCGGGCTTGCGTCGGGGGTGGGGGGGTGATGGAGTTTGCGGCTTATATGCGCTTTTTGCCGCGTTTTCTTTGAGTGGCATTGCCCCCCGCGAGCGTATCCTTCAAGCAACCTGCCTTCCATGACCACGAATCCTTCCGCCAGGCCGGCTGGCGCGGCTCCCAGAAAGCGCTCCCGCGCGCTGCTCATCACAATTGTCGCGCTGGTGGTGATCGCAGTTGTCGGTGGCGCGGTCTACAAGAGCCGGACGCAGCAGAAGGGCATCGCCGCCACCACGGAGAAGGCTTCCATTCGGACGATCACGCAGCTGGTTTCCGCCACCGGCAAGGTGCAGCCGGAGATCGAGGTGAAGATCTCGCCGGAGGTCGCCGGAGAAATCGTGCTGCTGCCGCTGCGCGAGGGGGCGGAGGTCAGGAAGGGCGACCTGCTCATCCGCATCAAGCCGGACTTCTATCAGGCGCAGGTCGAGCAGCGTGAGGCCGATCTCGCCGCGACAAAGGCTGCCTCCATCCTGAGCCAGGCGCAACTGGACAAGGCGCGCGAGGACCTGCAGCGGGCGGAGGATCTTTTTGCCAAGAAGCTCATGCCGGAATCGGACTTCTCCGCCGTGCGCACCGCCGCGGAGGTCGCGCAGGCAAACCTTGAGAGCGCAATGGCAAACATCCGCCGGGCCGAGGGGCAGCTCAAGCAGGCGCGAGACCAGCTTGAAAAGACCGTGGTCTATTCACCCATCGACGGCAGCATCAGTTCGCTGACCAGCGAGCAGGGGGAGCGCGTCGTCGGCACGGGCCAGTTTGCGGGCACGGAGGTCATGCGCGTGGCGGACCTTTCCAACATGGAGGTGCGCGTTAATGTGAACGAGAGTGATGTCGTGAACGTCAAGATGGGCGACCGCGCACGGATCCAGATCGACGCGTTTCCGAACCGGAAATTCTCGGGCGTCGTCAAGGAAATCGCCTCCTCGGCGAAGACCACCGGTGCGATGACCCAGGAGGAGGTCACCAATTTTCTGGTCAAGATCCGCATTTCTGACCGCGAGGCATCCATGCGGCCTGGCATGAGCGCGAACGCGGACATCGAAACCCAGACCGTCGAGAATGTCGTCGCGGTGCCGATTCAGTCCGTGACCGTGCGCAGTCGCGAGGGTGGCAGGACGATTGATCAGCTCGCGGAGGAGCGCGACCGCAAGGCGAAGGAAAACCAGGGGGATGGCGCGGCCTCGGCGGTCAATGAGCGGCAGCAGCGGGAGCGCGAGCGCAATGACCGCAATTCGCTCCAGCGCGTGGTGTTTGTGCGCCAGACCGATGACACGGTCAGGCAGGTTCCCGTGGTGACCGGCATCAACGACACCAGCCACATCCAGATCGTTTCCGGGTTGAAGGAGGGCGACGAGGTTGTCAGCGGCAGCTTCAGCGTCATTGCGCGAACGCTGAAGGACAAGTCCAGGATCCGGATCGAGCCACCGAAGAAGCCGGAGGGAAAATGATGTCAGCCGACCGGTCGCCGGGATCGCTCGTGATCGCCATCGACGGGGTCACGAAGCTCTACAAGATGGGTGCGGAGACGATCCACGCCTTGCGCGGCGTTTCGATGGAGATCCGCCGGAACGAGTATCTGGCGATCATGGGGCCGTCCGGGAGCGGGAAGTCCACGCTCATGAACATGCTCGGCTGTCTGGACACGCCGACGGGCGGCCGCTACGAGTTCACGGGCAGGGACGTCGCCACCATGACGGACGATGAGCTCGCGGAGATCCGCAACCGCGAGATCGGTTTCGTCTTTCAGACCTTCAATCTGCTGCCGCGCTCGGACGCCCTGCAGAACGTCGAGCTTCCGTTGATTTATGCCGGTGTCGGGCGGGCGGAGCGCATGCAGCGGGCGAGGGCGGCGCTGGAGTCGGTGGGGCTCGGCGAGCGGCTGCACCACCGCCCCAACGAACTCTCCGGCGGGCAGCGCCAGCGCGTCGCCATTGCGCGCGCGCTCGTGACGCGGCCGTCGATCATTCTGGCGGACGAACCGACGGGCAATCTGGATTCCCGGACGGGTGTTGAGATCATGGCGCTGTTCGACCGGCTGCATGCCGAGGGGAACACGATCATCGTGGTGACGCACGAGGAGGACATCGCCCGGCATGCGCGCCGGATCGTGCGCCTGCGCGACGGATTGATCGAGAGCGATGCCGCGGTGTGAGCCCGGGCGGCCGCCATGAAAAGATTCCTCTCTGAACTGAACGAAGCGTTTCGAATCGCCTGGGCGCAGATTCGGGCGAGCAAGATGCGCTCGGCGCTGACGGCGCTGGGGGTGATCATCGGCATTGTCGCGGTGACCCTGATGGGCACGGCGATCGCGGGCATCGGCGCGGGTGTCGATCGCAGCCTGTCGGGATTCGGGGACGATCTGCTGTATGTCTCGAAGTGGCCCTGGCGCGATGTGGAGGACTGGTGGAACTACCGCAACCGCCGATCCATCCGCACCACGTACGCGGCGAAGGTGAACGAGTGGATCGAGCGGCATCCAGGGAGCGCGCTGAAGCGGGCGATCCCGGCGGCCGATCGCATGAGCAGCATTGTGCGCGGCGACTACCGCGTGAGTCGCGTGTACACGCTTGGAACGACGGCGGACTATGCGCGCACGAATCGATCCGAAATGAAGGAAGGGCGGTTCTTCAGCGACTTCGAATCGCAGGTCGGGCGGAATGTCTGCATCATTGGCTACGACATCGCTGACGCGCTGTTCCCCGGGGAATCCGCGCTGGGCAGGACGCTGCGCGTCAGCGGCGTGGCTATGGATGTGGTGGGGGTTGCGGCGAGGCAGGGAAGTTTTCTTGGACTCTGGAGCTGGGACACGATGGTCGCGATGCCGTTGAGCACGTTCCGCCGAAACTACGCGCAGGAGGACCGCGGCAATCTGCGCGTCCAGGTGGATGTCACGCGCATGGATGCGGCGAGGGATGAGCTGCGCGGCGTGATGCGGCTCATCCGGCAGCTCGGTCCGGAGCAGCGCGACGATTTTGAGATCATGGAGCAGAAGGCGGTGCGCGAGCAGCTGGATCCGATCAAGAACGGCATCGCGATCGCGGGCCTGTTCATCACGGGTCTCGCGCTGTTTGTGGGTGCGATCGGCATCATGAACATCACGTACGTGAGCGTGAAGGAGCGCACGCGGGAGATCGGCACGCGAAAGGCGCTGGGCGCGCGCCGCCGCACCATTCTGCTGCAGTTTCTCATCGAGGCGGTGTGCATCTGTCTGGCCGGAGGCGTGCTGGGCCTGGCGATTGCGGGCGGATTCTTCTAT
This window of the Opitutaceae bacterium genome carries:
- a CDS encoding ABC transporter ATP-binding protein, which gives rise to MIAIDGVTKLYKMGAETIHALRGVSMEIRRNEYLAIMGPSGSGKSTLMNMLGCLDTPTGGRYEFTGRDVATMTDDELAEIRNREIGFVFQTFNLLPRSDALQNVELPLIYAGVGRAERMQRARAALESVGLGERLHHRPNELSGGQRQRVAIARALVTRPSIILADEPTGNLDSRTGVEIMALFDRLHAEGNTIIVVTHEEDIARHARRIVRLRDGLIESDAAV
- a CDS encoding ABC transporter permease; translated protein: MKRFLSELNEAFRIAWAQIRASKMRSALTALGVIIGIVAVTLMGTAIAGIGAGVDRSLSGFGDDLLYVSKWPWRDVEDWWNYRNRRSIRTTYAAKVNEWIERHPGSALKRAIPAADRMSSIVRGDYRVSRVYTLGTTADYARTNRSEMKEGRFFSDFESQVGRNVCIIGYDIADALFPGESALGRTLRVSGVAMDVVGVAARQGSFLGLWSWDTMVAMPLSTFRRNYAQEDRGNLRVQVDVTRMDAARDELRGVMRLIRQLGPEQRDDFEIMEQKAVREQLDPIKNGIAIAGLFITGLALFVGAIGIMNITYVSVKERTREIGTRKALGARRRTILLQFLIEAVCICLAGGVLGLAIAGGFFYLAGAIAPAFPLVFSGGLVAVGLTLSVMTGVVSGFAPAWQASKLDPVVALRYE